The proteins below come from a single Cyprinus carpio isolate SPL01 unplaced genomic scaffold, ASM1834038v1 S000006739, whole genome shotgun sequence genomic window:
- the LOC109072184 gene encoding extracellular calcium-sensing receptor-like yields MWLILYVCLFLSCNYISVALMASSGTCKLQGHFTLNGMYKDGDFLIGGLFEVQYLKAFPELSFRMEPKLPHCELFYMTSFQQAQTMVFAINEINNNPNLLPNITLGYQIYDNCLRLGVAFRGATALVSGTEETVSDLNCKGPPPVIGIIGDPGSTHSIAISSVLGLFRLPMISFYATCSCLSDRKKYPSFFRTIPSDAFQVRAMVQILRHFGWIWVGLLYSNNDYGIYAAQSFHKEMQLFGHCVAFSEILPNVNNPIDIQRIMGVIQASTARVLVVFSPSSLLIPLMEEVVLQNMTGRQWIASESWATSPMFRTPRFQPFLGGTLAIAIRRGEIQGLQDFLLHLRPNTDQRNNMLRIFWENMFGCSFEIESKEKDGKQLKKVCTGQEDLSITKTPYTDVSGLRASYNVYKAVYALAHALHDLMQCEKGRGPFSGNSCANMSNLKPWQLVHYLQKVNFTTGFGDHVSFDKNGDALAIYDVLNWQPSSDGAIWFHKIGVVSEGAETGMVLMLDEDLIYWNFEIKKPPRSVCSESCPPGTRRATKKGLPFCCFDCLPCGDGEISNTTNAIECTACKDEFWSNPDKDQCVPKEVEFLSYEDPLGISLTTASLLGLCFCAVVLVVFAYHRKTPIVRANNSELSFLLLLSLKLCFLCVLLFIGQPQLWTCQLRHAVFGISFVLCISSILVKTMVVIAVFKSSRPEGKGAMKWFEAAQQKCTVLVLTALQIVICAVWLSTASPTPHKNNQYIRSKIVYECAIGSVAGFSMLLGYIGLLAAVSFLLAFLARNLPDNFNEAKFITFSMLIFCAVWIAFVPAYVSSPGKYAVAVEIFAILASSFGLLLAIFAPKCYIILLHPERNTKKAIMGRETQNK; encoded by the exons ATGTGGTTAattctgtatgtttgtttgttcctgTCATGCAACTATATCTCTGTAGCTTTGATGGCCAGTTCAGGTACCTGTAAGCTACAGGGACACTTTACACTAAATGGGATGTACAAGGATGGAGACTTTCTCATTGGTGGTTTGTTTGAGGTTCAGTACCTCAAAGCATTTCCAGAGCTGAGTTTCAGAATGGAGCCAAAACTACCACACTGTGAGCT CTTCTATATGACAAGCTTCCAGCAGGCACAAACAATGGTTTTTGCTATCAATGAGATTAATAACAATCCAAACCTGCTGCCTAACATCACGCTTGGTTACCAAATCTATGACAACTGTTTAAGGCTTGGAGTGGCATTCCGTGGTGCTACAGCTCTGGTTAGTGGGACAGAAGAGACCGTCTCTGACCTCAACTGCAAAGGCCCACCACCGGTGATTGGAATCATAGGTGATCCAGGTTCTACTCATTCTATTGCAATTTCCAGTGTCCTGGGGCTGTTTCGACTGCCTATG ATTAGCTTCTATGCCACCTGCTCATGTTTGAGTGACAGGAAAAAGTACCCCTCTTTCTTCAGAACAATCCCCAGTGATGCCTTTCAGGTACGGGCTATGGTTCAGATCTTGAGACATTTTGGATGGATCTGGGTTGGTCTGCTTTACAGTAATAATGACTATGGCATCTACGCTGCTCAGTCCTTCCATAAGGAAATGCAACTATTTGGACATTGTGTTGCTTTTTCTGAAATACTACCCAATGTTAACAACCCCATAGATATTCAACGCATAATGGGAGTGATTCAGGCCTCTACAGCTAGAGTGCTGgttgttttttccccttcatcTTTATTGATACCTTTGATGGAAGAGGTGGTATTGCAGAACATGACAGGTAGGCAGTGGATTGCAAGTGAATCTTGGGCCACTTCACCTATGTTTCGCACACCACGTTTTCAGCCATTCTTGGGGGGCACACTGGCCATTGCTATCAGGCGTGGAGAGATCCAGGGGCTTCAGGACTTTTTGTTACATCTTCGTCCCAACACTGATCAAAGAAATAATATGCTGAGGATCTTCTGGGAGAACATGTTTGGGTGCAGTTTTGAAATTGAGAGTAAAGAGAAAGATGGAAAGCAATTGAAAAAGGTGTGTACAGGACAGGAAGATCTGAGCATAACAAAAACACCATACACTGATGTCTCAGGATTGAGGGCATCGTACAATGTGTATAAGGCAGTTTATGCCCTGGCACATGCACTACATGACCTGATGCAGTGTGAGAAAGGGAGAGGACCGTTCAGTGGGAACAGCTGTGCCAACATGTCAAATCTAAAACCTTGGCAG CTGGTTCACTACCTACAGAAGGTTAACTTCACCACAGGCTTTGGGGATCATGTGTCATTTGATAAAAATGGAGATGCTCTGGCCATCTATGATGTGTTAAATTGGCAGCCAAGCTCTGATGGAGCAATATGGTTCCACAAGATTGGTGTAGTAAGTGAAGGAGCAGAAACAGGAATGGTCCTCATGCTGGATGAGGATTTAATATACTGGAACTTTgagattaaaaaa CCCCCACGATCTGTCTGCAGTGAGAGCTGCCCCCCAGGAACCCGACGAGCCACAAAAAAGGGCCTTCCTTTCTGCTGTTTTGACTGCTTGCCATGTGGAGATGGAGAGATTTCTAATACAACAA ATGCTATTGAGTGCACAGCATGTAAAGATGAGTTCTGGTCAAATCCAGATAAGGATCAGTGTGTCCCCAAAGAAGTGGAGTTTCTATCCTATGAGGATCCTCTGGGCATCTCTCTGACCACTGCTTCCTTGCTTGGCTTATGCTTTTGTGCTGTTGTGTTGGTTGTCTTTGCTTATCACCGTAAAACTCCCATAGTACGTGCCAACAATTCAGAGCTCAGCTTCCTGCTGCTGTTATCACTCAAACTGTGTTTCCTGTGTGTGCTGCTGTTTATTGGCCAGCCACAATTGTGGACGTGTCAGTTAAGACATGCTGTATTTGGTATAAGCTTTGTCCTGTGCATCTCCAGCATCCTGGTTAAGACTATGGTGGTAATAGCCGTGTTCAAGTCATCTCGACCAGAGGGCAAAGGAGCAATGAAATGGTTTGAAGCTGCTCAACAAAAATGCACTGTTCTGGTCCTAACAGCACTCCAGATTGTTATATGTGCAGTCTGGCTATCAACTGCCTCTCCAACACCTCATAAAAACAACCAGTATATCCGCTCTAAAATAGTATATGAATGTGCTATAGGCTCAGTGGCTGGTTTTTCAATGCTTCTGGGATACATTGGACTTTTGGCAGCAGTAAGCTTCCTGTTAGCCTTTCTTGCCAGAAATCTTCCAGATAATTTTAATGAAGCCAAGTTCATCACTTTTAGTATGCTGATCTTCTGTGCTGTGTGGATTGCATTTGTTCCAGCATATGTGAGCTCACCAGGGAAATATGCAGTTGCTGTTGAGATATTTGCCATCCTGGCTTCAAGTTTTGGATTACTGTTGGCCATATTTGCACCAAAGTGCTACATCATCCTTTTACACCCAGAGAGAAACACTAAAAAAGCCATTATGGGaagagaaacacaaaataaataa